One genomic segment of Linepithema humile isolate Giens D197 chromosome 5, Lhum_UNIL_v1.0, whole genome shotgun sequence includes these proteins:
- the LOC137000028 gene encoding uncharacterized protein has product MSQSEKAGDMPGADAAQIGRVSVRVPPFWPEEPELWFAQLESQFLLSAVTSDSTKYAYAISQIETKYIKEIKDVITNPPPCGKYEAVKRALIQRLSDSQEHRIRQLLEREELGDRKPSQFLRHLRTLAGNAVPDQLLRTLWLGRLPAQMQIILATRADDLLEDVAEQADRVYEVTCRTVAVLDKPKETKSKPTGSLEDQIQALVKQVAALNTRLGRQEHRHKQQRHRSRSRSRTKSNSEEDSEFCFFHRRFGSKARKCTEPCTFKEKKKDKTEN; this is encoded by the coding sequence ATGAGCCAATCAGAGAAGGCCGGCGATATGCCAGGCGCCGACGCAGCACAAATCGGCAGAGTATCGGTGCGAGTACCACCTTTTTGGCCGGAGGAACCAGAATTATGGTTCGCCCAATTAGAGAGCCAGTTCCTGCTGAGCGCCGTCACGTCGGATTCAACCAAGTACGCATACGCAATCTCGCAAATCGAAACAAAATACATTAAGGAAATCAAAGATGTGATAACGAATCCTCCGCCATGCGGGAAATACGAAGCCGTAAAAAGGGCACTCATCCAAAGACTGAGCGACTCACAGGAACACCGCATCCGCCAATTATTAGAGCGAGAGGAACTAGGCGACCGAAAGCCATCGCAGTTCCTGCGCCATCTAAGGACGCTCGCGGGCAATGCCGTGCCCGATCAACTCCTGCGCACGCTATGGCTGGGGCGTTTACCGGCCCAAATGCAGATTATACTAGCGACGCGAGCTGACGATCTTCTCGAGGACGTGGCGGAACAGGCCGACCGCGTCTACGAAGTCACATGCCGAACAGTCGCAGTTTTGGACAAGCCTAAGGAGACGAAATCAAAACCTACCGGCTCGCTCGAGGACCAGATTCAGGCATTGGTCAAGCAAGTCGCCGCACTCAACACGCGATTGGGCCGGCAGGAGCACCGCCACAAACAGCAGCGCCACAGATCGCGCAGCCGCAGCCGGACTAAGTCAAATTCGGAAGAAGACAGCGAGTTTTGCTTTTTCCATCGGCGATTCGGCAGCAAGGCAAGAAAGTGTACAGAGCCATGTACATtcaaggagaagaagaaggacaAAACGGAAAACTAG